One window of the Perca fluviatilis chromosome 5, GENO_Pfluv_1.0, whole genome shotgun sequence genome contains the following:
- the LOC120559172 gene encoding tumor necrosis factor receptor superfamily member 14-like has protein sequence MASRKPLTVAPLLILVLSVFRGHTLTCHPTEYLIGDQCCPKCSVGSRVRKHCTEFRSTTCLNCDEGTFMDRPTGRTECFPCAPCDSGSGLKLKRPCTTTSDTVCEALEGFYCTNAIEDNCVKAQNHSSCQPGQYILQNGTALRDTECSDCSDGTFSDGTLLTSCQPHTQCESLDLQLIKPGNASTDAECGERSSSLGGL, from the exons ATGGCGTCTAGAAAACCTTTGACAGTTGCACCATTGCTG ATACTTGTTCTGAGTGTCTTCAGAGGACATACCCTCACATGTCATCCAACAGAGTATCTGATCGGGGATCAATGCTGTCCTAAGTGTTCTGTAG GAAGTCGAGTTAGGAAACATTGCACAGAGTTCCGAAGTACTACCTGTTTGAATTGCGACGAGGGAACATTCATGGATCGTCCTACAGGGCGTACAGAATGTTTTCCCTGTGCACCCTGTGATTCAG GTTCTGGTTTAAAGCTGAAGAGGCCATGTACGACTACCTCAGATACAGTTTGTGAAGCACTGGAGGGATTCTACTGTACTAACGCTATAGAGGACAACTGTGTGAAAGCACAGAACCACAGCAGCTGTCAACCAGGACAATATATCCTCCAAAATG GAACAGCATTAAGGGACACTGAGTGCTCTGACTGCAGCGATGGAACATTTTCTGATGGGACATTATTGACATCGtgtcagccacacacaca ATGTGAATCATTGGATCTTCAGCTGATAAAACCAGGAAATGCTTCAACGGATGCTGAATGTGGAGAACGTAGTTCATCGTTGGGGGGCTTGTGA